The DNA segment TGGCCCCATGATTGGTTGTTAACTGCCGGAACTGCCGTCTGATGTCGTTGCCGATAAGGAAACGATTGGGAAAGCTGGGCGGACTGGAGCGGTGTTTGTTGCGTCGTCCGCTGATTGGCTACGCGGGGGATTTGAAGTCGGCCGTAACTGGAATTCGCTTGGGAATTGGCGGCCGGTGGATCGGCTTGCCACGTATCCAGGCATCCCGGCGGCAATTGCTTCAGCCATTCTGGCGAAATGGGTGGAATGTCGGCCGTCGCGGGGCGCCCTATATCACTCGCTGGGCGTCCCATACCTTGAAATTGGTAGCCTGACGGAGCCTGACCGTACGCTGCAACCTGAGTAAGGCACCCGATCCAGAGGATGAGTTGAGCGATTCGATGTCGGTCGTAGAGTACGTCCATGGATACACAAAGGGCTGAGGAAAGGCCCTTGTTTCGAGGCTATTCAAAACGTGACGGCCGCAGCGATGCCACGGTATCAATAATCCAATCGACCAGACTGAGCGGGAGATTTGGTTCGTTCGTAACATCCAGAAAGGCTGACGTAGGCTTTGGATCTTGCCAGGGTTCACTACAGTCCCATTCAGGCCGCTTTATCGTCACAGTCGTTACAGTCTGCGGCGGATCTGACTAAGCCTTGCGGCGACCCGCAATTTTGGCCGTTCGGGGGGAAAATCGGAGATAGGTTTCAGATTGACACAGCACCCTTTTCTTTTGGTGATCCTCGATGCCTGCAACCGAATCTAAGCAAGCCGATTTTTTCCGCTGTCCTGTTCAACCGGACGTGGCGGCTGCTTCCATACGAATTGGTTTCAGTACCATTCCGGTCGTTTTGCAGGAGCAGTCGATCGATGGTTTCACCGTAAAAGTGTCTGCACGGGATGCGGTCAAACTTCGAGTGGGAAAGCCCTGGAGACTAATGACCGCCGGAGAGTGCAATTCGGTGCGGGCGGAGTGGATGTTTCATGCGGGCAATGGCGAGGTGCAGCTAGCCCTGCGGCGGCTTGAGGACTTAACCAGCCCCGAAGAGAAAACACGATTTCGTTGGTCGTTCTTTCAGCGAGACACACGGGTCAACGGCGAGTACGGGGGGAGCCAAATTCTCTTCGCCGGCGTTGTGATCGGTCTGTTTATCGTGCTAAGCATGCCCGGTATCGGCGACAGCTTGGGAACGGCGCCACGCATTCAGGCGGCCGTCCGAAGCCTGTTTATGAACTACTAAGCGGCTGACCTGGATTGCGATTCGTGGTAGGCTGTTGGAACTGGAAACTCGTTCCACATGCTTTTTTGCGCAGGCTAACCATAATGAATTCGCATCCTTTGCAACGTTATATCCGCGACATTCCAGATTTTCCTAAACCAGGAATTTTGTATCGCGACATCACCCCTTTGCTGGCCAATTCGGCGGCATTTCAAGAAGCGATCGACCGGATGGCCGAACCGTTTTTTAACCAACAGGTTGATGTTATCGCTTCGGCGGAAGCTCGCGGATTTATCTTTGCTGCACCGCTGGCCCTACGGTTGAACGCAGGATTTGTCCCGATTCGAAAGCCCGGCAAATTGCCGTTTGAACGGAATTCATTTCGTTACGAGCTGGAATATGGCGCGGACGAGCTGGAAATTCACGTCGATGGTGTTTCTGCGGGGCAGAAGGTTCTGCTGGTCGACGACCTGTTGGCCACCGGAGGAACGATGGAGGCTTGCTGCCGGCTGCTAGAGCAATGCGATGCAGAGATCGTCGGCTGTAGTTTTCTTGTCCATCTGGTGCAACTGGGGGGAGAGGACCGGCTTAGTCCTTATCCTTGCCATAGCGTGTTGCGTTACGACGACGACGATTCTGAATGCGAGTTAAGCGTTCAGAATCGTGAGCCAGGTCCTTCGGTTTAAGCGTCTAGTAATTCATGTAAATGAACGAAGCTTTTTCCGAGTCTGCCGTTGTAGTTCCCCGCACTGATTCGCATCAGTCCGGGGGTGGGGGCGGCTGCCAGGATGGCGTTTTTGGTGGCGATTTTCAAAGCGTCTAAGTCGCGTCCGTTAACGATCAATTCCATGATCGAATTGCAGCCTTCAGGCACCTTGGAAGTCTCCCCTAACTTTTCTTTTAGGGTGGGACAAAATTCAGCGTAGGTACTCGCGATCGTAAACGAATAACTACTGCCTGCTTTGCTTCCGCTGGCAGCGACGCCGCCGGGGAAGGTGGTGATGACGCCCGGGGTTGCTTCCGCCGCTTCTGCAGCTCGTTCCGCGGCGATCAATGCCGCCTCTTCGGTCTCTCCGAGGAACCATAGATTGCCGCCCATGACACCGTCGCGGAATCCAAATCGCCGTGACAGAAAGAACTCGCCCCCCAGGATCGGAATCACCCAGCCTTTGATGCCATAACGAGAATCACGGAACTGATGGCCGTCGCCGAAGAAGGCGATTTTGCGTCCCAGCTTGTAATAGTCTTCGGTTTCTAGGCGGTTGAAGCAGCGAGCGGTCGGACAGGTCAGCACGTTTTGGCTGATCCGTGCCAACATGACTTTTTCAAGATGTTCGCGGCGGTCTTTGCGAAAACGTGGCACATGAAATTGGATCACTGCGCCGGGGCGACTGTCGGGCGTGGCACCGCCAAGTGCGGCATCTTTGTCGATCCACTCGGAAACGCCCGCTTCACAATCACAGAGGATCGTGCTGGAGGCGTGCCCGGTCACTGCGTTGACCGCTTTCTCTAACCAATTTTGATCGCGGGCGGTGATCAGGATTTCGCCGTAGATGCTTCGAAAACCTTCCGCGTATGTATCTTCTACTAATTCGTGCAAGTTCATGATGCGCGACCTCGGCCGGGATGGACTGCGGTTTCGGTAACCACTTTGTCCATGTAGATGTCGTGCGACTGCATCGGGATTTCAGGGAACATCTGACAGTCAAAGGCGAGCGCGATCAGAGGTGCATCCTGGCGGGCGTTTTCCAACAGTTTGTCGTAGTAACCCTTGCCGTGCCCGGTCCTGCCACCCTGGTCGTCGAAGCCGACGCCCGGCACAAGGACAAAATCCAGCTGGTCAACCGGGACCCGTTTGGAAGCGACCTCGCGAAGGTCCGCACGTGGTTCCAGAATTTTGTACATCCCCGTTTCTAGTTCATCCATCGATTCTAGGTGGAACAATTCCAGTTCACCGTCGACGCAAAAAGGGACAACGATCTTTTGCCCTGTCGCAATTGCCGAGGGGAGGGCATGTCGGGTGCGGACTTCGTCACGCACGTCGACATACCACATAATCGTTTTCGCCGCCTTGTACTCGGGTAAGTCCATGACGGTTGTGGTGATCTGTTCACTGACCGAATCTTTGTCGGCTTGAGATTTTCGATTGGCGTGTGCCGTTTTGCGGATTTGGTTTTTCAGTTCCGTCAATTCGTCGCCATTCTGAACAGTCATCTGGGATTCTCAGTAAGAGGCTTCGTTCAATTTAGTGCTGTTTGCTGATCCACGATGATAGCGTTTGATGCAGGCCTGCTAAATGACCCATGGTGGACGGAGGAGTCGTCTTAGGCAGAGAGGCGTTTGCTCCCTCTGGGAATCGCCACTTAGGGCTGCTCGGCTAGTTTCTCTTTCAGCAGTCGTAGGGCGAGTTGGTAGTCTTGGTTTTGAGGTTCCAAATCGATGGCCCGCTGCAACTGTTCCAGCGCTTGTGGGTATTCTCCCGCCAGATAATAGGCCAGCCCCAGTCGATATTGCAAAAACGCGTTATCCGGAACCAGGTCCGCGTCCCGTTTCAGGAATGGGAGTTCTTCCTTGCGGAGCTGTTGAATCCGATCTTGGCGGCGCTGCAGCACGTCGGGCTGCAGGCGTTCGCGTTCGGCTTCGGTCATCTGTTCTAGCAAGCTTGCCAATTGCGTTCGTGCACCGGTCCGTTTCGGTTCGACGCTTATCGCGGTTTCGTAGGCGCTGATGGCTTCTTGGAAATCGCCTCGTTGTTCGCAGATGCCAGCCCATGCCATGTGAGCGCCTGCTCGATCGTTCGTCGCCATTAGCGATTTCTTGATGTCCAGCAGGATCAGGTCGACGCGGTGACGCTCGTTCGATGTCAGGATCGAGTAGATGGCAGGTTGCACCAAGGCGCGGGCGGCATCCTGGCGTTCAAGTCTGGTGTTCGCGGACAATTCAGGAAGCAGCGTTTTGCGAATGGCGCGGGGATCGATGGGCGCCGATCCGACGACGCGTATCGCTGCAGCACGGACAATCGGTTCCTGAGCCGGGGTGGTTTGCGCCAGTAACTCCCTTGCGGCTTTAACGGCTTGAGGCGATGGAGGACCGGCGGTAAGTAATTCATCCAACGCGGTAGCTCTGGCGATCGCGGCGGTCTGCAGGTCCGTCTG comes from the Roseimaritima multifibrata genome and includes:
- a CDS encoding formylmethanofuran--tetrahydromethanopterin N-formyltransferase, which produces MNLHELVEDTYAEGFRSIYGEILITARDQNWLEKAVNAVTGHASSTILCDCEAGVSEWIDKDAALGGATPDSRPGAVIQFHVPRFRKDRREHLEKVMLARISQNVLTCPTARCFNRLETEDYYKLGRKIAFFGDGHQFRDSRYGIKGWVIPILGGEFFLSRRFGFRDGVMGGNLWFLGETEEAALIAAERAAEAAEATPGVITTFPGGVAASGSKAGSSYSFTIASTYAEFCPTLKEKLGETSKVPEGCNSIMELIVNGRDLDALKIATKNAILAAAPTPGLMRISAGNYNGRLGKSFVHLHELLDA
- a CDS encoding 5-formyltetrahydrofolate cyclo-ligase, coding for MTVQNGDELTELKNQIRKTAHANRKSQADKDSVSEQITTTVMDLPEYKAAKTIMWYVDVRDEVRTRHALPSAIATGQKIVVPFCVDGELELFHLESMDELETGMYKILEPRADLREVASKRVPVDQLDFVLVPGVGFDDQGGRTGHGKGYYDKLLENARQDAPLIALAFDCQMFPEIPMQSHDIYMDKVVTETAVHPGRGRAS
- a CDS encoding adenine phosphoribosyltransferase: MNSHPLQRYIRDIPDFPKPGILYRDITPLLANSAAFQEAIDRMAEPFFNQQVDVIASAEARGFIFAAPLALRLNAGFVPIRKPGKLPFERNSFRYELEYGADELEIHVDGVSAGQKVLLVDDLLATGGTMEACCRLLEQCDAEIVGCSFLVHLVQLGGEDRLSPYPCHSVLRYDDDDSECELSVQNREPGPSV